From the Hordeum vulgare subsp. vulgare chromosome 1H, MorexV3_pseudomolecules_assembly, whole genome shotgun sequence genome, the window caacactcatgaggagcactggcctgggggttgattaaaatagtccacgggtgccggcgggtccctatgcaattttattaggtgattaggcaaatgtagtaccaatgttgggccttgccaggccagctttaatctaaaacgaattatcaagggggtcccgataacaaccccgattgtgttaggagcgctcatttatggaacataacaccggtagccggaaactaaaggggcaaaggtggaacaaaacaccaggctagaaaagggccgagccttccaccttttaccaagtatatatgtgcattaaattaaatagcaattaatatggtgatataacaaggaacccatgctttcacatggaagaaatgcacctgcaactagcaacgctaacacaggattaagcaagcagtaacatagccaatcagtggtttgctaggttgaacaggttgaaggttaacatggcattgttgagaggctgacatttaacaggtggtaggcaacgagtcataatcgatagaagcgataaaactagcatggcaatgatagtaatggtatctggggaaatgatcatcttgcctgagatcccgcttggaagaagaatgactccgtgaagcagacgaaccgatatagtcgaacgggtcctcacatccgacacgcttgcggaactctatcgagacgaagcaacccggaaacacgaatcaacacacgaattcaccacacgatgcacaacacatatgatgcatgagcagttgaatacatgcaagacacggcatgacaattcacacaatcaatcactacacattaagtgtagttcaatatgcaaagagttgcatattgacgatactccacgtctatttatttagttctatcccgattagttatacggcaatattaaatgtgtttaaacatggcaagaggtgaagcggaaattaaactacttatctaggcattttaaatgaggtcggaaatgtctatagcacctccgaaacgacctcacaagttaatttacaattctgcccagatctgaactaatgcatttaattggttgttaaacagcaaaacaaataggttcacctgattctacgcgtcaagacaagcaatctacacataaagaacatctccaacggagctacggatcaaaagatacaagcatcgcaagatatgatggcatgaatgcaatatgtgtgcaacggcggtcacgagcacttcaaaacatacaaacagcaagagaaaatgaaactacacgagattctaagcaagtttcatgtaggacacgatcaaatcggagctacggttcaaaaactgcgagcaaaacaagaaatggctacaatctgccaaaatcagccacatagcattttctacgccccacaactacggctacacaactccgatatgctcaagcaaggcatggcacgaaagagggaaagaagcactactacaaacaactaacaacaactagcatggcagcaaggagcactaggaaaagaagacacaaaatggcatctcacacactatttcagacttagtgaaaattacacctcatgaaagtgcagttttcgatctgaagctatattgacagcagcaaaacctatagctacaggactccaaatggcatgaaactttacagaatgctaaagaaacacaaggggtacaactaactccattggaccaacctcaaaagagctacagatcagaagatgcaagcaagacaagacagcaacaaaatataaccgattccagacttagaaatatttcagctcctctaaaacagcactatttctagcaacttgagagcaagcaaacaacacctaaacatgcatttctattgcaactaaaaataccaggggctaaacaaaacatccaagatcaactctctagttgacaactccgtcaaacgaagcacggaataaatcctacgaattaaacaaaagggcatcacggcaaaatatcgcgcgaactaacttgctcgaatggcaaaactaattgcacagaaaaatcacatggatttttctaccccggaaacatataaaatatgtggggtttgcaacacaaaataatgccgcacctaaatgcgagaaaataacctatatacgggaaaataatctaccggcaatccctacacgcaaaaatacaagtggccgctctaaaatacatggaatcaAGGTTCCTAAAActtggacatttaatctacggcatacgggcagtccggacacgcgcgaaagatATTATGGGACGCAAACAAaataggacagcacgctaaaTTAGGTGTTAGACACGCTAAACGacttcaaacaaatatgcaagttggataatcatattctacgccaaaaccatatatagatcacctcgatccgacttgcggaataaaagttacgggggttttacTAAACGTCTAATATACGTATATTTTGCTGGAATTTAGATAATTCCGAGAATCACCCTAATTcactaatgggccgaacaggggCACTGCTTAGATAAAAGGTGcacaggcgggggggggggggatctcaCCTCTCCTTGGGCCGGTTGTGGAGATGGGCCGGGGTCGGTGGAGAAGGCTGAGGCAGGCCTGGCCTGCTGGAGGAGGCCGGTCGCGGTAGCAGGCCGAGGGGTGCTGCGGCTCGGGAGGCCGACTGGGCCGGTCCATGGAGGcgcggcccaaggcgcctagcagCGAAGCGCTCGGGGCTTCGTCTCCAGCTCGCCCGCGAGCGTCTGCaaccggcggctggcggcggggctGCATGCAGGTCCCTCGCGAGGACGGGGCGAGGAGACACCGGCGAGGGGCGCGGCGGCCCTTTGGGAAGACGACGGCTGGCGGCGCGAGGAGCAGGGGGCGCGGATCTGAGGCGGCGGAGCGCGGGAGATCGGGGCGGCGGGACTCCGGGATCCGGCGGGGCGCAGCGCGGGACCCAGGCGGCGGAGCGCTCGAGGCGGCGGCCCgatctggcggcggcggcgctcgggaGCGGGGCTCCGGATCGGGGCTGGCAGCGAGGCTGCTGCCTCGGGAGGAGGGGCTCGGGCTGCGGGGCTGAACGCGGCGGCTGCATGCCCGGGGCGGCGGCCAGATGGGCTCgacgggccgcgcgcgggctctggcgggcccgacggctgggGGGAGGAGAGAGGGGGCAGGTGGGAGGCTAAGGTTTCGGGTAggttgcacggatttcgaggcagagggggagtggctctctaattaatggcatgggggctacatatagacaaacgggggggctcggttaaccggaatttcattccggatccaaccgcagggtcggattcagacgattccaaacgcgggtatgggtacgcggccgtgtagaggggatatccggagacgagaggaagaacgggcggcgcggcaacgcaatttaaaacaccggaacacgtccgacggtagaccgaatacggtgccgctatggtcgaccgttcgggtaccagacggtctccgatcgcgacgaaattcgacaggcggcctggctataactaatcacgaccgcatgccaagtttcacctcgatcagagaaagttttacgcacactttaaaaacatagttacgacggtgccgcgggcgcgtgcgtgtgcggtcaggctcggaacgaacaacgacgaacgcgaagagaagcggcaactaataacggatgcaacgtttgaaaacgggcgacaacggagacgccgatgcaatgcagatgatgcgcatgatgcgatgatgatgcgacaaataaaataggcacacgacgaaaacggaaggaagggggaatcttgtggaacgttggcaccgggctgtcacaagGGAGGAATAAGTTATAGTCTATCATATACTTTTTGATAATCATAATACTCAATAAGGGCTCGGCTCCCGGTGGTTCAACAACATGGCCATGAGACGACACCCTCTTGTGCGTGGCTCAGTGCTCACTTTTTCCGTAATATGTAATTTCTTCCACCATCCTTCTCTCCCGGCAATGTTAAATGATACTCCTTTCTTCCCACAATATTGATGTTATTATGTCTAATATGCATCTTATAttatggtgttggaaatatggcctagaggcaatgataaaatagttattattgtatttctgtttcaagataatcgtttattatccatgctataattgtattgaatgaaatcatagatacatgtgcggatatatagacaaaacaatgtccctagtaagcctctagttggctagcgagttgatcaaggatggttaaggttttttgaccatacgcaagtgttgtcacttgataaatgtgatggacaagacccaaactatgaacgtagcatgtgatcgtgtcattttattgctattgttttctgcgtgtcaagtattcattcctatgaccatgagatcatgtaactaactgacaccggaggaataccttgtgtgtatcaaacgtcgcaacgttactgggtgactataaaggtgctctacaggtatctacaaaGTTgtatgttgagttggcatggatcaagactgggatttgtcactccgtgtggcggagaggtatctcggagcccaatcggtaatacaacatcacatataagccttgcaagcaatgtgactaaagtgttagtcgcgggatcttgtattaccgaacgagtaaagagacttaacgataacgagattgaaataggtataggataccgacgatcaaatctcgggcaagtaacataccgaaggacaatgggaatgttatacgggattatatgaatccttggcacagaggttcaaccgataagatcttcgtagaatatataggatccaatatggacatccaggtcccgctattggatattggccggggagtgtctcgggtaatgtctacatatttctcgaacccgtagggtctgcacacttaaggtttggtgacgtttcggtatagttgagttataggtgttggtgaccgaaggttgttcggagtctcgaatgaggtcatggacgtcatgagggtttccggaatggtcctgaaacgaagattgatcatttgttcatcgaaaagatttcgggcattaccggtagtgtaccgggagtgacgaatggattccgggttttcaccgggaggggcccacccacccggaagtgagcccaatagtccaagggtggcgcaccagcccttagtgggctggtgaggccagcccaagtgggccatGGCtctaggaaagaaaaccaaaagaaaaaaaagaagagggaagtgggaagggagaggaggactccttctccaaaccgaattggagttggagtcctcctctccacgtcGTACggtgccctaggggctcccttcagccccaaggctagcccctcccctcctcctatatatactacaggTTTTCGGgtgtttgagatacaactttgccacgtgcaactcaaacctatacctcgtagttcttcctctagatcggctttctggggagctcgggcggagccctgcaggaatagatcatcaccatcactggcgtgccgtcacgctgccggagaactcatctacttccccgtctctcttgctggatcaagaaggcagagatcgtcctcgagttgtacgtgtgctaaacgcggaggtgccgtccgttcggtgctagatcaggacggatcgtgggacgggtcgtgggacgacgatgatttgaatcacgaagctgtaccactacatcaaccgcatttcttaacgcttcccgcgtagcgatctacaagggtatgtggatccgatctccctctcgtagatgaaaatcaccatgataggtcttcgtgtgcgtaggaattttttgtttcccatgcaacattccccaacatatgGGACGTAAGAGCATATCTAGCAGACCTCGTCAAAGAGCGACCTGTAAAATGGGTTTACCTGTGAAGTTATTTTATCAGGCCATTTCGTGCGCCAAAGATTAGACCATGTATATGAAactgtaaaatttgacaaaaagtGTTCGCACGAAGCAACCACTACATCATTCATCAAACTATAGCATGGTTCTTGCAAAAACTACATCACTTCTTCACCAAATTACATAAGTTCTTCATACTACTACTAGGTATGGGGGGATCTGCGGGCCGTGCAGCGTACTCGAGCCAATGCTACCAAAAACTATGGGTGCGGCGGCGACGATGCGCGGGAGGAGCCAGAGGAGCTTACTCCTCGTCGGAGTCGAGGTCGATCCAGATCTTGTCCTGCTCGGCCTTCAGGACACGCAGGTCCGCCTCCTTGGACGTGCTCAGGTGTGACCCCGTGACCCCTTGCTCGAGGAAGATCTGCTCGATCTCGAGTTTGTGGCGGTTGCGCGCGGCGTCCTCCGCCGCCTCCCTCACCGAGCACTCCATGATGGCATGCATGAGGCGATCCTCCTGCCCCCAGGGGAGGTAATCCTAGGGGCCGATGACCCCTCCACGGAGCTCGCCGACGTCATCATCGAGCTTGACGGTGAGCGGCCCGAGCTCCTCCGCCCTTCTCTTCACCGGAGTGATGGTCCGCGAGGACGAGGCGCACACAGACGAACTCCCAGCAACAAAGGAACCGATGCGTCGAGCCGCGAGCTCGCGGCGGCCGGAGGACATACATCAGCCACCTCCGTAATCCCCGCTTGCGTGCGACGTCGGAGACACGGCGGCGACGACGCTCGGCGTCATCCCCTCCATTTTTGTGGCGGTCCATTGTCGGGACGGCCCGCTGGTGGTTTTTTTGTCTCGCTGGCGACGAGAAATTAGGGCGGAGTGGGAGTTGAATAGGGgcggagctgcagcggcggagaaTAGGGTTTGACCCGTAAACGCGCTGTGAAACTGCATATATGCGGGCTCGAGGGGTCTTTTTACGGGCCATAATAAAAAAATTATGGACCGGATTCGCGATACGGGGTCTGTTCTGGCCACTAAAACGGGCCGAATCCGTATACTCATCAGAATTTTACGGGCTCGGCCTTTTtaagggtctgctagagatgctctaaggagtATGTGATAATTTCCTTCTTGAAGCTATTTGATTGGTTATATACGCATGATGCCATGAGCTTAACCTCAACATTTTATTTTTGAGAAAACCTGAAACTGATCAGGACTGGGTGGTTTTAGTTTTGTAGATGGTTTACTTGAAttgcatgtactccctccgtttctaaatataagtcttttaagagatttcactagatgactacatacgaagcaaaataaatgaatctacactctaaagtatgtctatatacattcatatgtagtcctctagtagaattcctagaaagacttatatttagaaacgaaaggAGTATTAGCTTACAATTTTTCCCGTagtacattcacgtcacatacatCTCACCCTGCCGTTGCCTTATGGCTATATTTCCTCTATGAACACAGGAGTACCTTGCAAAAATGAATACTAGATAAAAGCAACTGAGCTGCTTCAATTTTCATAATCACTGTTGAGAAAATGCTGTAtactttttttataaaaatcaagAAATAATTCAAGTAATCAATTTTAGAGGAGGCTTGGTGTTGCCATTGTTTTCTTTGGAAGATGGCAGTAGTAGTTTTATTTAATTCCCCTTCAACTGGAAGATGCAGAAATGAGACAACGGTTTCCATCTTTACCACAGCTAGGTATGGTATACAAACAAATTGTGATGACATGTCGTAATTATGTCAGCAACAAACTATGATCTTTTGTTGGACTTTGTGTATGGTGTACTATATAATCAATTTACAATCAGGTGCTATTTCTTGCCTGGGATATTTAAATATATAATTACATCTATTATGCTAGAAAAATCCACCAATTTGTGCTTATTGATTCAGCAGGTCCAACTCCAGCCAGGTACGGTGGATACTATCACTTGAAACAACTTTGATTTATCTTCTTTGTTCCATAATATAAAAACGTTTTTAACACTATACTAATGTAAAAAGTGATTTTATATTAGAGAAATGATCTCTCTCAGCCGGCTGATTTTTTTCGTTCCTTCCGCCTCCTCCCGCTGATGACACGTGTTCCAGTGGATTTCCCAACCGCTTTTACCTGTTGCCTTATCTTCTTCTTTGACTACTCTCCTCCACATCTTTTTTACTCATACCTTCTTTCTTTTAGCCATCCAGCCTCATACATCACACACGCAAGCAACAGAGTAGTTAGCTTCCATGGAGACACCCACAAATTGCTCCAGCTTGTGCCCACCGGCCATGGCCCCGACAGGCGACGGGGATTGGCGGCACTCAGGACGAGAGCTCAAAGATGGAGGTAGGATACGAGCTGGCCTACCGACTCAGACGGACGTCATTGTTgcagaaaaacaaagaaaaaaaatctgtaataaagcgattgtttcagaaactcgagtGTTGTCTCAGGAATTACCGGGTGCCCAACCGAAGCGCGCGTGAagaaaaaaaactgcaacaaagcgattgtttcagaaatTCGAGCGTTGTCTCAGGAATTACCGGGTGACCAGCCGAAGCGCGCATGAAGAAAAAAACccacaacaaagcgattgtttcagaaactcgagtGTTGTCTCAGGAATTACAGGGTGCGCGCGCGAGgaaaaaaactgcaacaaagcgattgtttcagaaactcgagcgttGTCTCAGGAATTACCGGGTGACCAGCCGAAGCACGCACGAAGAAAAAAACccacaacaaagcgattgtttcagaaactcgagtGTTGTCTCAGGAATTACAGGGTGCGCGCGCGAagaaaaaaaactgcaacaaGGAATTACGGAGTGCCCAACCCAAACGCCGCGCTCGGATCGAACAGCTACGCATGTAGATCAGACggctatcaaggtggatgatgttTTCTAAACATCATCCGGTGAATAAGTAGCAGTCCCCTTTATATTACGGACCGGAGGGGTAGGTGTTTATATAATCGCTCAGCGTACTTGGCATGCACATTTTTTTTGCTGTGTTCCATCTTTCTTTTTTTAGATAGGCTCTGTTCCATCTTGGTGGAACGAGTACATCGTTTCCCCATGAACGACCAACGCATCACCACTTCCACATACACATGTTGGAACTTGTGGAAGGGACGAAATAGGCGGGTGTTCGAGCATTCTTCTCCACAAGGCCATGAAGTCCTTCACCTGATTACGCAATATCTTATTTTGCTTGAGCCCACAATAGGCTTTCAGACTGCGAAAACGAATCACCAGCTGAGCCTGACCAATGCTATCCCCGTATCACTATTCCTTCTGAATATCGCCGGTTGCTAACAAAACTGGAGTATATCTTCGTGGAGATGTTGTGACATGATTGGAACTGGTATGCAAGATAAGAGTAACTGAAACCAAGCTAACCACCCGGCATAGACCGCGTATACATAAAACGAAGAGTAGACTTATTAGCTCATGAATGAAGAACGACGCGTCAAACTTTTCAAACTCTAGCCTGACATTGAAATGCCAATACACAAGCTCGTGCCTGTCTTCCACATCAAATTTACGCTTCGGTTTCCGTCTCACGCTCACTGAGTATATGATGAGCTCACGAGGACGGCTGCTCCGCGGTCGCCGAAGATTCCGCCTCTAAGGTGGGTGAATCGGAAGGCGCCTCCTCGGGCGCGGGCGCTTCCACAACAGGGGGGCTTGACTGCACCGAGAATGCCGCGGCGGCCGGCTGGAACTTGGCGACGTAGTAGCTGAGAGGCGGGCCGGAGTATTCCGTGGTCTGCACCGGCGGCTGGTTCTTGCTCACCTGGATGAGGATGGAGGCCGCCCCGGCGGCGAAGATGAGGGCCAGCCCCCCCGTGAGCGCCGCGGTGTTCTCAGACCCTTCGGACGACGTCCCCGCCGTGCCGGAGCTGATGGCGCTCTCCGCCACGTACACCGCCGGCTGCGCGCGCGCGCAATTACGCCGTCAGTTTGGGATGCCAAGAAGAAGCAAGACAAGGCCAGAAGCAGAGTCTTGACAAAGAATTAGTAGTTGGAGTAGAGTAGGTCGTGCGTACCTCGATGGAGTAGATGTTGGTCTGGCCGGCGGTGTCCTTCTCGACTAGGCCGGTCCATCCTTTCTTCTTGGGAGGGAAAGTTCCCACGACCTTGGTCCTCTCCTCCGCCAGCCACTCCACGCTCAGGCTCCCGATCTGCGCAGGCAAATGCAAGTTCAGATAACAGcaagagcagcagcagcaagaagaagaagaagaagaagaagaagaagacacgaTTAGATAGGTCCGGTACCTCCTTCTCCGGGGCGCACTCCACGTCGTTGCACTCGGAGTCGTCCGGAGACGAAGAAGCATTGCAGGAGACTGTCAAGAACCTGCTGTTGCCATTGATGCCTCCTCGCGGAATCGTGGCCTGCTGGGGCTTGCTGCTCCTGAGGAGCACGCAGCTGCTCGCAGAGAGCATGGATTGGGCAGGGCAAGCCATCTTCACCTTCTCTCaattctcctctctccctctctctctctctctcgctcgctcgctctAGCCTCACACACACCAGAAAAGAAAACGAGTGGGAGGATATGGCTGGGACTAGTGAACACCACAGAATCGCAAGGTACTCGACCGAGGCCTCGGGGCTTTTGTggagtatttatttttcttttggctTTTCCACTCCGCCAAGCTGCAGCTGCGTGTGGATGACCGGCCGTCCACGTTCTCCTCCTGGTTGCTGCGGAATTTTCTCTGGAGCTGCCAACGTTTCCCGTCTCTGGTTTATTTTCTTCTTTATATAGCCGATCAATTGCACGTGAttgataaaaagaaaaaggaaaagattggCCGAGATGATGTCACGTCCTACGAGGCACACTGACCGGACGCGTTCGGCCGCATTCGCGAACCCTCATATCCTATCTATATTTGACATGTATACGAGGGTTCGCGAACAACCCGAACGTATAGTGTTGGTACAAGGCCGGATCCGCTTggatcatttttcttcttctttttcctgtcCGGTAACTGACCGGACGTATTCGCGGATATAGAAAAGATCGTTTGAGGCGTTCGATTGTAGATGTTCTAACACTGGCATGGCGTAAGTGTGTTGCGTGTAGAGGCATAAGTGTGTTGCGTGTAGACGAAGGATCCAGAGGCATAAGTGTGTTGCGTGTTGTACAGTAGATGCGGCTTGTTCGTTTGTTGGGCGATTTTTCAGGCATTCTCCCGACCGTATAGAGCTGCTAGTACAAGTTGGAGATGCGGGTTATGCGGGACGCTGCGGCGCCCGCCAGACAAAGCGGCCGTATAGCTTGAGCCCGCATATAACGGTATTTTGGACAGACCGCATTGTTATAACATTTTTTTGAGGGAATAACATATTTTTGTTTGTTATACACATATTTATCAAATACATGGTTGGCCGTTTCAAAACACGCAAGTAAACGAATGCTTGAATCTTAACCGGTCGCTCATGCGTTTGTACCGTTAACTTACACATGAGGCCCACATGTTCGTCTCATAAAAAACATATACAAAATGCCGATGTTTCTCCGCAGGCCAATGGCCATGGCGCCACCCCAGAGCTCCGCACGGGTTACAGCTCTGAGGCCACACTAGCGCCATGTCGTCCGACCCCCCCTTATGATATGTAGCAGAAGCCGTCGTGGACGACGCATGAGAGGGGTGGGGGTCTGTGAGGGCATGAGCTTGTTGGAATTTGCTAGCAGGCTTTGGCCCAAAGCCCAACTAGAATCTGAAATTCTCATGGCCCATGTATGTTGGCTGGTTTGTGGTGTGGGTGGgactaaagtttagtcccacattgctagttgggAGAGAGTTCTACCTCTATATAAGGTGAGCTCTTCTAGTACTTGTAAGAGAGTGAGAACAGAAGAGGCCCTCGCACACTTTTCCTCGCTCGCCACGCCACGGGTTGCGGGattgagccgagctcataccaatATAGTTCCAGATCATTGCGCCGCCATGCGAGTCTCCTTCCGGCGAGCACCGCGAGAAGGGACGACAGGCCTCCGgaaccccggggagcgtaatcacGCGACTGCTGGCAGCGACAACTTCCTCGACGACGTTTTCTTCCCCGACCTCGGCAACCTCTTCATCAACGACATGGTCGAGAACATGAACGCTGCCGGATCGGCTCCCGCTGCACCGTACGCAATCTTCCTCTCCCTGTTTGagatccactacaagaaatatgctcatacatgacgttttttaagatgtcgctgatgaattcgtcataaatctatgacgatttcatccgagattgtcgtaaaccgtttgaggggatcaaatctacatataaattacgacgatgcgagtcaaaaacgtcgtaaccgaataagatgagatcgtcataatttttacgatgattataaaaacgtcgtaacatgttctaacataatttttacgacgattataaaaacatcgtaaaaTGTATTGATTTTTTTATATCAATTTTCTGTTGGCTATTTTTTCATCTTAATTTTATATTGGGCTTGCTAATGGGCTTGTTTGTGGTCTGTCCACATCGTGTGCACCACGCCGATAAATCTCAAAAATTCGAGCGCCATGGGACTCGAACTAACGATCtctttgtccagaactcatggtccGGACCACTGCGCTAGCCATTCTGCTTGTGTTAGTTGATACAACTAAGTGTATATATAGTAACTTTATATAGATACAACTGCTCTTCCCTGCCCTTCCCTAATCTAACAGAGTCATGGGATGTAGTTTTTAGAAAAGGAGTCCGGCGGCGGATCTGGTGACCGCGGCGGGGGCTGATGCGGAGGTGACCGGCGGCGGGGGCTGATGCAAAGGTGACCGGCGGCGGTGGCTGGTGCGGCCGTGACTAACGGAGGGGGCTGGTGCGGGGGCGGGCATCGGCAGAGGGAGCTGGTGTGGCTGTGACCAACGGAGGGGGCGGGCAGCGGTGGAGGGAGTTGCGGAGGGAGGTGGTGTGGGGAGGAGGTCTGGTCCGGCGGCGGCGCGCACTTGTTCCCCTGCTTCTTTGAGGTATGAGGTTACTTCTTGCCCTGCTTCTTCTTGAACATGGATGAATGGATTTATGTTGCTGCTTCCTGAACATGGCCAAATTAATTTGCTTAAGTATTTTGTTTCATGGATGAATGTTGCAGTAGTGGGTTCTAGCATTGCTCTTGATAATCAATTGTTTAAATCAGCCTAAATCACTTTGCTTGCTCTTGGAGTATATGATATATCCGAAATAAATTTGTTCTCATTTCTAAAGCCATTGTCTCAGATGAACAAATTCTCTCCTGAATCCATTGTAGTAAATTTGTGCCTTTTACTGCTAGCTTTGAATGCAAAaaatattgataatattgctcacTAATGATTTATATAGGTTTGGTTTGCTTTTTGCTAGCTACTATTGGTCTC encodes:
- the LOC123444799 gene encoding protein MAINTENANCE OF PSII UNDER HIGH LIGHT 1 — translated: MACPAQSMLSASSCVLLRSSKPQQATIPRGGINGNSRFLTVSCNASSSPDDSECNDVECAPEKEIGSLSVEWLAEERTKVVGTFPPKKKGWTGLVEKDTAGQTNIYSIEPAVYVAESAISSGTAGTSSEGSENTAALTGGLALIFAAGAASILIQVSKNQPPVQTTEYSGPPLSYYVAKFQPAAAAFSVQSSPPVVEAPAPEEAPSDSPTLEAESSATAEQPSS